The Accipiter gentilis chromosome 7, bAccGen1.1, whole genome shotgun sequence genome includes a region encoding these proteins:
- the TRMT2A gene encoding tRNA (uracil-5-)-methyltransferase homolog A isoform X1 yields the protein MAEESDRCDPDRVAVPVPEAKDGAEVESKADGGGGDPAESPAACPDVYRYIKGDLFTSEIYKVEIQNLPKYIGFNDVKKFLAKYGLSPHKIKLFGKQTFAFVTFKSEEERDKAMKVLHGVLWKSRHLSVRLAKPKADPIAKKRKKEEETEQGEAKRPAPSKASGEEPLSKQIADVVTPLWKMPYEEQLAKKKQECEQVLQKLTKEIGNNNRALLPWLFLQKQKYNKLCCPVEGVKASPLQTEYRNKCEFLIGIGVNQEDKTVGCRLGKYKGGTCAVVEPFDTIHIPAIAKKVVKAFQDYIRSTPYSVYSPETYEGHWKQLTVRTTRNGHIMAIVYFNPQKLSKEELADLKISLAKYFTEGMGKSSGVTSLYFVEEGQRKSPNLEDLPLEHVAGDKYIYEELLGLKFRISPHAFFQVNTQAAEVLYTAIREWAQLSQESTVLDICCGTGTIGISLAKKVKKVIGIELCQEAVQDAKVNAQINELNNIEFHCGKAEDIVPSLINILAPQNLITIVDPPRAGLHSKVILAIRRAEHLKKLIYVSCNPRAAMNNFVDLCRAPSNRVKGASFRPVKAMAVDLFPQTRHCELLIFFERVEYANGSSAEAPPNATPVTTAGYDSECLDGTNPSGIDASQATSVHLDTALEEREST from the exons ATGGCGGAGGAAAGCGACCGGTGCGACCCCGACCGCGTCGCGGTTCCTGTGCCGGAGGCTAAAGACGGGGCTGAAGTGGAAAGCAAGGCCGATGGAGGCGGGGGTGACCCCGCGGAGAGCCCCGCAGCCTGCCCCGACGTGTACAGATACATTAAGGGAGACCTGTTTACCTCCGAGATCTATAAAGTTGAAATACAAAACCTTCCCAAGTACATCGGGTTTAACGATGTGAAAAAGTTTCTTGCCAAATACGGGCTCAGTCCGCACAAGATAAAACTCTTCGGGAAGCAGACATTCGCGTTCGTGACGTTTAAGAgcgaggaggagagggacaaGGCCATGAAAGTCCTCCATGGGGTTTTGTGGAAGAGCCGGCACCTGAGCGTGAGGCTCGCCAAGCCAAAAGCTGACCCGattgcaaagaaaaggaagaaggaagaggagacgGAGCAGGGAGAGGCGAAGCGGCCGGCTCCCTCCAAGGCCAGCGGAGAGGAGCCTCTGAGCAAGCAAATAGCAGATGTCGTGACCCCGCTGTGGAAGATGCCCTACGAAGAGCAGCTGGCCAAAAAGAAGCAGGAGTGCGAACAAGTGCTGCAGAAGCTGACAAA GGAAATCGGAAATAACAACAGAGCTCTGTTACCTTGGTTGTTCCTGCAGAAGCAGAAGTATAATAAATTGTGTTGCCCAGTAGAGGGAGTGAAAGCATCACCGTTACAG ACTGAATATCGCAACAAATGTGAGTTCTTGATTGGGATTGGTGTAAATCAAGAAGACAAAACTGTGGGTTGTCGTCTTGGCAAATATAAGGGTGGTACATGTGCTGTAGTGGAGCCATTTGATACTATTCACATTCCTGCTATTGCCAAAAAAGTAGTAAAAGCTTTCCAAGACTACATAAG GTCAACTCCTTACTCAGTTTACAGCCCAGAAACCTATGAAGGTCACTGGAAACAGCTCACAGTCCGTACCACCAGGAATGGCCACATCATGGCAATTGTGTATTTTAATCCTCAG AAATTAAGTAAAGAAGAGCTAGCTGACCTGAAAATCTCTCTGGCAAAATACTTCACAGAAGGGATGGGAAAGAGCAGTGGCGTTACTTCTCTGTACTTTGTGGAGGAAGGACAGAG GAAATCTCCCAACCTAGAAGACTTGCCTTTGGAGCATGTGGCTGGTGATAAGTACATCTATGAAGAACTTCTTGGCCTAAAATTTAGGATTTCTCCTCATGCATTTTTTCAA GTAAACACACAAGCCGCAGAAGTTTTGTATACCGCCATTAGGGAGTGGGCGCAACTGAGCCAAGAGAGCACCGTACTTGACATTTGCTGTGGTACAGGAACTATTGGGATTTCTTTGGCAAAG AAAGTAAAGAAAGTGATTGGAATTGAACTCTGCCAAGAAGCTGTGCAAGATGCCAAAGTGAATGCCCAGATTAACG aaTTGAATAATATTGAATTTCATTGTGGGAAGGCTGAAGATATTGTTCCTTCCCTAATTAACATATTAGCTCCTCAGAACCTGATTACTATTGTAGATCCGCCACGAGCAGGGCtgc ATTCCAAGGTAATTCTTGCCATTAGAAGAGCTGAACATCTGAAGAAGCTTATCTATGTATCCTGCAATCCCAGAGCTGCAATGAATAACTTTGTGGA CCTTTGCCGGGCCCCTTCCAACAGAGTCAAAGGAGCCTCTTTCCGTCCCGTTAAAGCAATGGCTGTGGATCTCTTCCCTCAGACCCGGCATTGTGAGTTACTGATATTCTTTGAAAGGGTTGAATATGCCAACGGGAGCTCTGCTGAAGCACCGCCTAATGCTACTCCAGTCACAACAGCAGGATACGACTCGGAGTGCTTGGATGGCACCAACCCATCCGGCATTGATGCGAGCCAGGCAACTTCTGTACATCTAGATACTGCACTTGAAGAGAGGGAATCAACGTAA
- the TRMT2A gene encoding tRNA (uracil-5-)-methyltransferase homolog A isoform X2 — MAEESDRCDPDRVAVPVPEAKDGAEVESKADGGGGDPAESPAACPDVYRYIKGDLFTSEIYKVEIQNLPKYIGFNDVKKFLAKYGLSPHKIKLFGKQTFAFVTFKSEEERDKAMKVLHGVLWKSRHLSVRLAKPKADPIAKKRKKEEETEQGEAKRPAPSKASGEEPLSKQIADVVTPLWKMPYEEQLAKKKQECEQVLQKLTKEIGNNNRALLPWLFLQKQKYNKLCCPVEGVKASPLQTEYRNKCEFLIGIGVNQEDKTVGCRLGKYKGGTCAVVEPFDTIHIPAIAKKVVKAFQDYIRSTPYSVYSPETYEGHWKQLTVRTTRNGHIMAIVYFNPQKLSKEELADLKISLAKYFTEGMGKSSGVTSLYFVEEGQRKSPNLEDLPLEHVAGDKYIYEELLGLKFRISPHAFFQVNTQAAEVLYTAIREWAQLSQESTVLDICCGTGTIGISLAKKVKKVIGIELCQEAVQDAKVNAQINDSKVILAIRRAEHLKKLIYVSCNPRAAMNNFVDLCRAPSNRVKGASFRPVKAMAVDLFPQTRHCELLIFFERVEYANGSSAEAPPNATPVTTAGYDSECLDGTNPSGIDASQATSVHLDTALEEREST, encoded by the exons ATGGCGGAGGAAAGCGACCGGTGCGACCCCGACCGCGTCGCGGTTCCTGTGCCGGAGGCTAAAGACGGGGCTGAAGTGGAAAGCAAGGCCGATGGAGGCGGGGGTGACCCCGCGGAGAGCCCCGCAGCCTGCCCCGACGTGTACAGATACATTAAGGGAGACCTGTTTACCTCCGAGATCTATAAAGTTGAAATACAAAACCTTCCCAAGTACATCGGGTTTAACGATGTGAAAAAGTTTCTTGCCAAATACGGGCTCAGTCCGCACAAGATAAAACTCTTCGGGAAGCAGACATTCGCGTTCGTGACGTTTAAGAgcgaggaggagagggacaaGGCCATGAAAGTCCTCCATGGGGTTTTGTGGAAGAGCCGGCACCTGAGCGTGAGGCTCGCCAAGCCAAAAGCTGACCCGattgcaaagaaaaggaagaaggaagaggagacgGAGCAGGGAGAGGCGAAGCGGCCGGCTCCCTCCAAGGCCAGCGGAGAGGAGCCTCTGAGCAAGCAAATAGCAGATGTCGTGACCCCGCTGTGGAAGATGCCCTACGAAGAGCAGCTGGCCAAAAAGAAGCAGGAGTGCGAACAAGTGCTGCAGAAGCTGACAAA GGAAATCGGAAATAACAACAGAGCTCTGTTACCTTGGTTGTTCCTGCAGAAGCAGAAGTATAATAAATTGTGTTGCCCAGTAGAGGGAGTGAAAGCATCACCGTTACAG ACTGAATATCGCAACAAATGTGAGTTCTTGATTGGGATTGGTGTAAATCAAGAAGACAAAACTGTGGGTTGTCGTCTTGGCAAATATAAGGGTGGTACATGTGCTGTAGTGGAGCCATTTGATACTATTCACATTCCTGCTATTGCCAAAAAAGTAGTAAAAGCTTTCCAAGACTACATAAG GTCAACTCCTTACTCAGTTTACAGCCCAGAAACCTATGAAGGTCACTGGAAACAGCTCACAGTCCGTACCACCAGGAATGGCCACATCATGGCAATTGTGTATTTTAATCCTCAG AAATTAAGTAAAGAAGAGCTAGCTGACCTGAAAATCTCTCTGGCAAAATACTTCACAGAAGGGATGGGAAAGAGCAGTGGCGTTACTTCTCTGTACTTTGTGGAGGAAGGACAGAG GAAATCTCCCAACCTAGAAGACTTGCCTTTGGAGCATGTGGCTGGTGATAAGTACATCTATGAAGAACTTCTTGGCCTAAAATTTAGGATTTCTCCTCATGCATTTTTTCAA GTAAACACACAAGCCGCAGAAGTTTTGTATACCGCCATTAGGGAGTGGGCGCAACTGAGCCAAGAGAGCACCGTACTTGACATTTGCTGTGGTACAGGAACTATTGGGATTTCTTTGGCAAAG AAAGTAAAGAAAGTGATTGGAATTGAACTCTGCCAAGAAGCTGTGCAAGATGCCAAAGTGAATGCCCAGATTAACG ATTCCAAGGTAATTCTTGCCATTAGAAGAGCTGAACATCTGAAGAAGCTTATCTATGTATCCTGCAATCCCAGAGCTGCAATGAATAACTTTGTGGA CCTTTGCCGGGCCCCTTCCAACAGAGTCAAAGGAGCCTCTTTCCGTCCCGTTAAAGCAATGGCTGTGGATCTCTTCCCTCAGACCCGGCATTGTGAGTTACTGATATTCTTTGAAAGGGTTGAATATGCCAACGGGAGCTCTGCTGAAGCACCGCCTAATGCTACTCCAGTCACAACAGCAGGATACGACTCGGAGTGCTTGGATGGCACCAACCCATCCGGCATTGATGCGAGCCAGGCAACTTCTGTACATCTAGATACTGCACTTGAAGAGAGGGAATCAACGTAA
- the RANBP1 gene encoding ran-specific GTPase-activating protein, which translates to MADTKETHEEHDTSTENADDSNHDPQFEPIVSLPEQEIKTLEEDEEELFKMRAKLFRFASENDLPEWKERGTGDVKLLKHKEKGTIRLLMRRDKTLKICANHYITPLMELKPNAGSDRAWVWNTHADFADESPKPELLAIRFLNAENAQKFKAKFEECRNEVDKRAKKAGTDKNDSADKVAEKLEELSVKEESKESEKKETKEKTEEKQ; encoded by the exons ATGGCGGACACTAAG gaaACACATGAGGAGCATGATACTTCTACTGAAAATGCAGATGATTCTAACCATGATCCTCAGTTTGAGCCCATAGTTTCTCTTCCtgagcaagaaataaaaactctggaagaggatgaggaagaacTCTTTAAGAT GCGAGCAAAGCTATTCCGGTTTGCATCTGAGAATGACCTTCCAGAATGGAAAGAACGAGGAACTGGTGATGTGAAACTCCTGAAACACAAGGAGAAGGGAACAATTCGCCTCCTCATGAGGAGGgataaaaccctaaaaatctGTGCAAACCATTATA tcacACCCTTAATGGAGCTGAAGCCTAATGCTGGGAGCGACAGGGCATGGGTCTGGAACACACATGCTGACTTTGCAGATGAAAGCCCCAAGCCTGAACTTCTGGCAATCCGATTTTTAAATGCAGAGA ATGCACAGAAATTCAAGGCAAAATTTGAAGAATGCAGGAATGAAGTAGACAAGAGGGCAAAGAAAG CAGGCACAGACAAAAATGATAGTGCTGATAAAGTTGCTGAAAAACTAGAAGAGCTTTCTGTAAAGGAAGAGAGCAAAGAATCTGAGAAGAAAGAGACCAaggaaaaaactgaagaaaagcaataa